Genomic window (Arachis hypogaea cultivar Tifrunner chromosome 13, arahy.Tifrunner.gnm2.J5K5, whole genome shotgun sequence):
GCCCAACATATCTCAGATGGAGTAGTAGATCAAACACAATCAGAGCATGCAACCCTTGTTAGCCTAAATGATGCTGATGATGAGTTTTTTGATGTTCCAGAACCATCAGACAGTGACGAGTCGGAAAATGGATGGATGCCTGATTGTAGTCACAAGAAGTCTCCGGTAAAAAGCTGTTTGATATTATAGTCTAGAAATTTAGCATGTTATCACCTCTTTATGACTCATCAGATGCTTGCAATAAGTATATTCACCAACACTCTCAAGTCATGCTGTCCTCTGGCATATTTTAGCTATAAGTCTATAACCCTTATAATGCATGTAGTGCACTTGTCTTGTACTTTTAGTTGGAAAACTACGCTAAACTTGGCATTTTTCTCCTGTGAATTTGATTGTTTCAGGACTTCCGTCAACCTAAGTTGTCAACAGCTGCTAATTTTGTGAAAAAATTGCATGATCTTGCAGGTGATTAATATAATATGTATGACATATCAAGATTATCCATGATTTTATTCTTCTATAGCTAACAATATTAGGCACCATACAATGCAGTTCAGAAGAAGGGTTATGTGGACTTACACGAAATGGTCAGAGAAGAAAGTACCTTATGCTCCTATGGATCAACTCTTCCAAAAGATTCCTCTTGTACATTACCTTGCAGCTGGGCAGAAGCAGATCCTTCCACTTTCCTGATTCGTGGGGCAAATTACCTCGAAGACCGCCAGAAGGTATACGTGAAAAATGTTCATTTCACTTAGATAAATATAGGgacaaaaagggaaaaaaaggtaCTTTAATTATGTCATTCAAAAAGGATCCACTGCTGCTTATGAATGTTCTGTTTTATTCCATTCTTTTAGTGCATTTGTATCATTTCATGTGCCAGTCAGTTATGGCTTATATTTGTTTGTACAAATTTATTCCTTTATGGGGGTAATCAATTACTAGGTTAAGGCAAAGGGAACCTTGATGCAAATGGTTGCTGCAGACTGGCTGAGATCTGATAAAAGAGAAGATGATCTTGGTGGCCGACCAGAGAGCATTGTGCAGGTCCGTTATTTTTCTAATGATTTTCGGTTCCAAATGTTGATAATATTCAGGCAATGCATTTTCAACTTATGATTAACATATTGACTGAGAAAAATCAACTGATGATACAGAAATATGCAGCAAGGGGTGGGCCCGAGTTCTTCTTCATTGTAAACATTCAGGTTGGTTAATATTCATCTGTTTATGTTGTTCTTACTTAAAACTTGACATAATTAACACTAATTTGATTGTTTATACGGACCAGGTTCCAGGTGCAACTACATATAACCTAGCACTATATTACATGATGACTACACCTGTGGAAGATACCCCTTTGCTTGAGAGTTTTATCAAGAGTGATGATACCTACCGAAATTCAAGATTTAAACTCATACCATACATATCCAAGGTTGGTAGAAGTCATCGCtggttctatatatatatattagaatctCTGATCCCCAGTGGTTATAATTTTCATCCACAGCCAAACTtatgttttcttctcctttgcgcGTTATTTGAAATGTTGAATGTGTCACAAATCATGTTTCAGGGTTCATGGATAGTAAAACAAAGTGTGGGAAAGAAGGCATGCTTAATTGGTCAAGCATTGGAAATTAACTATTTCCAAGGGAAGAACTATTTGGAGGTAAATTTTGAACTAATAATTAGACCAATGGAATGAAGATAAATATTTAGAGTATTAAAAGGTTCTCTCTTTCTTTGCATTTATGTGGTCCATGAAGAAAACCTTAAAATAAGTTGAAAGGAAGTGAATGATTGGAACTTTTGTGGtatgcatgcatcacatgttaaACTCTCAATCATCTTACAATGATTTGAAAGAATGCTGATGTTGAAATGATGACATCTATTTTCAGCTTGGGGTTGATATTGGATCGTCAACTGTTGCAAGAGGTGTTGTAAGTCTTGTCCTTGGATACCTCAATCATCTAGTTATTGAAATGGCCTTTCTAATACAGGTATAAATAACAATCATgttcctttttattttgaattgtcACCATTTCCTCTAGAAGAGTGTTATTGAATGTATTTATGTATTGTCAACATACCATTCGTTCACGATTGGCAAGGACCTACACCTGGCCAATGGTGGATGGATGATATGTCGGCTCAGAATACGATATTGACTACTGTCTTTTATGTGTTGTTAAGGGGAATACGCCGGAAGAGCTTCCGGAGTTCCTTTTAGGGACATGTCGCCTTAACCATCTAGATGCTTCCAAATCAGTTTCTTTGAAGCCTTGATTTTCAATGAGGTATTTAAGTACCTTTGGTCTTATGAAGGAGGATGCCATGTTGTATATAAATTGAAACAAGGAGAGTTCTTTGGTGGCTCCAATTCCTTTAATTGAATTCCAAAAGCCATTATTTTATTCAATCAAAGCAGTTTGTGATGATGTTTGGTACTAATCTTTCAAAACAATTGCATATCTTCCTTAGTTTTCGTTAGTAATGTAAATCACACATGAAGctcatacataaaaatattattccaTTTTTACCCCTAAGTTGTCTTACTTAAGAAGAATGTATCCAATTCATAGTCATAAACTACTTAAAGGTGGTACAAGATAGAGCGATTTCAATTTTCAGAGACACTACTACATGCAGCCACACTCATTTCAGTCATTGACTCTAAGTTAACATGACGCACATGGACATATTCCAATTATGCAcagtacattatatatatatatatatataacgattGTATGTAGGGGCATGCTCCTTGAATAACACAAATCCCCCACATTGTTTTGTTTGGCAAACAAAACTATAAGAAATTCCTTATTTTTGAGGTAGACATAACTTTAAAGATTATTCCAATAAACTAGGGTAATTCACTTCAATAAATTGTTTGAAGATCAAAATTACATAGATGTTCTAAATTCAAATTGGTTACATGTCTATCCTAAATAATTATATGTAAATCGAATTTAGTTAAGTCGAATTATATCAATATACATAAATTGATTCAATTGAATTCGATTTACACTTTATACTAAATCGAAACAATCAAATTTGATTTAGTGAGAGAGATGAAACTTTCATAATAAATTGACAAGTAAATTTGATTTACTTGGTTTTGTATCACCAAGTAAATTGAATGAAATGTATTCGATTTAGTgatttacacttttttttttttttactgtaaGACAAAAGCAAAGAGAGCAGAAGAACAAATTTGCAACAAGCCAACAAGGTAGGACCCATCTTTCAATTCAACCTCGattcattattatattattttttatttaaattgctTTCAATGCAACTATATATATTTCATATATTAAATACTCATATTTATGTCTACATCTTATGGAATGAGTTACATTCTATTTTACATGATCAAAATGTCAAATTTTATTTGACACGACTGACTACAATGCAATAATAATCCACCTAAtgttttattatgaatttttacTGAATTCTTTTACATACACTGCAAAACATATTAACATTATTCTTCTTgattaaaacttaaataaaagcaaagcacatatatatattctcaacaaatttttaaatgtataaaatatatattaaaatataaattatacattaaatatgagttaaataatatatatttatatataaatacataattattaatatatattttatacactaAGTATGAGTATTTCATTGAATACATCATTCTTAAGTCTTGGTAGGGGGCTCTCTCTTTATTTTAACCATTTAGACATTTCGGTGCAACCATATGAACTGTTATTAtcatgatggtatttttgtaCCAACCATTTCTACACATACAAGTATATGATTATAAAGGAAATTCAGAACAATAGATTGAGCCCTTATTTCTACTCTTTATATTCTACACTCTTATCAAAATGTCCATTAAATCGTTGATGAACCTTGCTATCAATTGTATACACTATGAGGTTTGTTTTATAGATGTATTATTACATTAGTATTTTGATTATTCACTATATCAAAAATCATATAAGACAATATGTAATTAGATGTGTAAAACTTTTAGAATTATATGAAtttataagaaattaattttaatgtatatttaatatTCTAGCTTTATAGAGGAAAATGGATATATAACTACACTTAAAATGGACTAATCTTTATCCACAATAATAAAggaacttttttttaatattggagtCTAATTGGTGTAACCCACGAAAATGGTTAAAAAACCGTGTTTATGGGAACTTTTTTTAATAAGggaaccttttttttttcaatattggaGCCTAATTTATCAAGGTTGATTTACCTTTATCCCTAATAATTTGAATTTGAtcaattcgatttactacttgtatgcctaaatcgaattgaatcaattcgatttatataaaaatatgctcTGGGACATACACGTAACAAATTTTGATTTGAGGGATTTCCGTAATATTCATCTCTCTTTGGCTTGTAGAGGTGGTTTACCCATAGTTATCAAACCTGGCTCGATCCTGGTCGGTTCGACTGGAAACCCAGTCACTCAGTCACCTAGTCAAACTGAACAACTTGTTGAACCGACTGCACATTGGGCTGGTCGAACCCGATTTGCACTGATATGTTGATTCGACCGGTTAATTTGACTCAATTCGGATcacgtttatttatttattttttttctaatatctaaacgtaaggttctgaaaaccggatcgGATTGGCCGGTCGACCGGATTAACCAAAAACCGATCATCTGGCCGATCCGGTTGATATGTAAAATTGGCCtgcaaaaagggtaaaaaatCGGTCAAACTGGTGGTTAACTGGTGAACCAGACCGGTTTTTTAGAGAGCCGGTTTTCTATTAAGAgtaaaaacggcgtcgttttgatcctttaaaaaaaaaaaaaagaaaaaaaaggaaaagcccAGACTCAGAAGCAAAACGGAccccctctcccttctctctcactCTTCACCAAAATCCCAAATTGAACCCTACCACAGCAAACACCCACTAGAAGCCCTAGCCACCACCTTCTCCATCATTGATCTCCTCTCCTTGGCCGCCGGCGGGACAGACCGTGGTTGTCGTCTTCAAgcgctctctctctctatctctctctttgTCTTTGTCCAAGCTCAAGGTCCCTCTTCGAGCTCTCTCgccgtcgctgcttcttcgctcctcGCCGTGGGTCATTGTTGCTCCACTCCTCGCCGTGGGTCGTCGTTGCTCCACTCCTCGCCGTGGGTCGTCGTTGCTCCACTCCTCGCCGTGGGTCGTTGCTGCTCCCTCGCCGTTTTGGCTGTCGCCCCTTCTCTTCTCCTCTGATTTTAGGTAACTCTGTCTCACACTCTCCAAGCTCATTCTGTCTTCGCCATTCATCTTTTTTCCAACTAATTTTGAAGATTCTGAGCTGAGTCTCTGTTCTGAGTTTGAAACTGGATTATTTGTTTGATTTGTTGAATGTTAAACCAAACCTGCTAGGATTATTGAATTGAAGACAAGCTATTTGCGCCCTGTCACGGTAAACTATACTTATAATTCAATAGAATAGGGCTTATGGAATGCCAGCAATTTGGTGGAGTCAATAGGTAACTCTGTGTCACACTCTCCGAGCTCATTTTGTCATCGTCGTTCATCTCTTTTCCAATTTTTGAAGATGCTGAGCTGATTCTGTATTCTGAATTTGAAATTggattatttaatttgttgaatgtTGATGTGATTCTGAGTATGGATTCTGAATTCAATTTGCTGAATGTTGAATTGTTTCTGAATTTCATTTTAGGTAACTCTGTCTCACCCTTCGAGCTCTCTGAGCTGATTCTGTATTCAGAATTTGAAATTggattatttaatttgttgaatgtTGATGTGATTCTGAGTATGGATTCTGAATTCAATTTGCTGAATGTTGAATTGGTTCTGAATTTAATTTTAGGTAACTCTGTCTCACACTCTTCGAGCTCATTCAATTACTTTTGTTGTTGATGTGTTTTAGATTAGTTTGGATTCTGAAATGAGAACATGTTGATTAAACTAATTGATTAGAATTCCAAAAAAATATGATTATATAATTTGGCGGTCTTATATTCGGCTAATTTAGGAATttgtaattgaattgaactttgtTGTGTTACGATTATATTTTGTAATTGAATagaattgaatttttcttatatttgaaatttgtaattgaattaaaattagtttaaaaatattgaattgaaatatttaataattttaatgtatatttaattaaaccggttcgaTCCCAGTCCGACCCCGGTTAGAccattgaaccattgaaccagtcacttgatcggttcattgaccggttcggttctcgcaaccttgcctAAACGACGTTGTTTCAAACGCCCCTTTTGGAAATGGATCCTTGTAAATatgatctctaattttttattgctctctctttcatatttatttttagtcccatttataaaattaataatgggagatcacactttactccttcaattgttaaaaaaatttagaaaatctatttccccctccccccttccctTTCAATGAAACCCTATTGCCCAAATCTGAGACTGAGTGGAACCCTCTCTATGCTCTCTGCCTCTCTCCATCTCTCGAGCTCGGCACTCAGTAGTCAGTAGTCCCTCACTCACTGGCTTACGGCCTCTCCCCTTACCTCGATAGTCATCactctctgtctctcacagccTCACTTCGTCGCGCTCTCAGTCTCTCACCTCGTCCCCTCACCTTGGTCGTCGTCGTGGTGCCGTGCCCCTGCGTTCGGTTCGTCGGCGGCAGAAGCAGACGGAACCAGTCAAGCAGCAACTGCTCCCTCGGGTGGTGGTCATCGTCAGTCGTCATCTTGTGTCGCGCCAGTCGCGGTGTTCTGACCAGTCAATCAGGTGAGCTCCCTTCAAGTTCAAGTTTTCTACTCTGTTCTTTCACtagaattgttgttgaatctggtgGTTGTTGGCTTGTTGCTGTTGTATTTGGTTTTAGAGTTATTGAACTGGGGAGAATTTgagttagaaacttagaattgTTATTGGGTCTGGTTATTGTTGCTGTTGTATTTGGTTTTAGAGTTGTTGAACTTGAGAAAATTTgagttagaaacttagaattgTTATTGAATCTGGTTAATGTTGCTGTTGTATTTGATTTTAGAGTTGTTGAACACTTGAACTTGAACTTGAGAAAATTTGAGTTAGAATTGTTATTGAATCTGGTTAATCTTTAGAGTTTAGAGTTGTTGCTGAACCTGAGATAATCTTTTTGTTGCTGGATAAGTGGATAGCGTTTGAGTTGAATACTTTGCTGGATAACCTGAGATAAATTTTTTCTTGCTGGATAATGTTTGAGACTGAGTTGAATACTTGCTGAATTTTGTTGTTGCTGGATAATGTTCGAGTTGAATACTTGAATTTTGTTGCTGGATAATGTTTGAATTGAATACTTTGGTGGTTGTTACTGTGATGCTTAAAACTCACTTAGGTAAACAAATTGGTTGCTGaaaatcttttatttcttttgctagaattttaaaaatgtctTCATCTCAAACACCATGAGAAACACCACCATCTCAAGAACAAGCATCATCAGCAACTCCTGATCTTACCACTAAAAGAGTTTACAATAATAGAGGGAAGACTGATCCTGTTTGGGGTCATTATAAACAAATtgtggaaaaataagaaaaaatcacTATGATGTGCATATATTGTGACAAATTAGTTATGtttaaaaattgatattagattattaatgtttgtaaagacttgcattttaaattttaagacattattttaattttatttatataattttatattttttaattatgaccGGTTGGTGAATCAGTGACCCATCAGTTGAACCGGTGACTCAGTCATATGACCGGGTTgattaccggttcggttctgataactatggttTTATCCAAAAAATGAGCCACAATAAGGAGAAAGGatctaaactaaaataaaattgatatattaaaaaaaaaagatcacgCTAATAttaagttataaaaaataaagaaacaaaaacagaaaacgaCGTAGTTTTTATTCCTCTCACTGTGTTAGTGCCTCATTCTTGCACAAAACACACTTCACAGTTCACACACAAGCAGAAGCAGCTCTGCTCACACATTTCGGCGCGCGTCTCGTCATGGACTCGTGGTTTCTCGTTCGCAGATTCATCTGCTCGCCCCTGGTTCCTGTGCcgtcatctttttaattttctgtaataATAATTACTTGATTTaggtttttaaattttagataaacaTGATTGCCTGATTTATTAATTAGATTCTAAATTTAGGATTTTAATTATGCAATAATAGTCAAACGTTCTTGTTGTTTCAGTTTCCATTTGCAGGTTATTTAGCTTGTATGCAATAGGAGTTGGCCTGTGTCTCTCATTGATATTGTTAATTGTTAATGATGGATTCAATTCATTTTTGCAGATATTCTAAACATTGTTATTGAATTCAATTACATACATGCTAATTTATTTCAAACATAAGAATTTCAGtcaaaattttattcaatttcttcTCATGTGTAGTGTGAACTCCATTCTTCGATTTGCAGATGCAAGATGAAAGCGAGGGTTGTTTGTAGGAAAATCTATGATTACATACGCTATGATCTCAAAGAGATTGCTTTCCCATCGTCTTTGCCTGACCCTCCTAACATTAAAAAGCGTCGCAAATTGACCTGGGACCAGCGTATTTGGGTAATTTTGTTTATATTACTGTTGGAAACTTTCAAGTGTATCATGGAATCAGGTATTCCAATGGTTTTAGCCATtgatttcaaatatatatatattttatgactGAGATCATTGACTGAAACCACTGAAACACGTGATTCCGTGGTACACTTGTGGAAACCTTTTGCATTTATCTCAAT
Coding sequences:
- the LOC112736496 gene encoding uncharacterized protein isoform X1, whose protein sequence is MECQQFGGVNSLTSSRSQSLTSSPHLGRRRGAVPLRSVRRRQKQTEPVKQQLLPRVVVIVSRHLVSRQSRCSDQSIRCKMKARVVCRKIYDYIRYDLKEIAFPSSLPDPPNIKKRRKLTWDQRIWVLKRAARLYAASWVRDIGPDLRPAHYKKDEMIEEPNDEKKPAKGREPSTLEDLAVAARGGMETLRPALQRVYMTRASAYRDALKSFIVGYQEGVQQVMEKKEDSKSQEDADVPKKST